In Phytoactinopolyspora mesophila, the following are encoded in one genomic region:
- a CDS encoding Ku protein, with product MPSQKPWPSRCRRRGRAQRAELLRPPAHAAWTLAVEDFVELAEIDPIHYQRSYYLAPRGEEHEHAYGLLREAMKEAGLAGIAALVMRNKEYLAAIRARDEVLILSTMYFTGEKHPDSGVKAEGHGYRQGKESKTRTRRNDGYG from the coding sequence ATGCCATCGCAGAAACCCTGGCCCAGCCGTTGCCGGCGGCGTGGACGTGCTCAGCGTGCCGAGCTTCTTCGGCCTCCCGCTCATGCCGCGTGGACCCTCGCTGTCGAGGATTTCGTCGAACTGGCAGAGATCGATCCGATTCACTATCAGCGCAGCTACTACCTGGCGCCGCGTGGCGAGGAACATGAGCACGCCTATGGGTTGCTCCGCGAGGCGATGAAGGAGGCCGGCCTGGCGGGCATCGCCGCACTCGTCATGCGGAACAAGGAGTACCTGGCCGCGATCCGCGCCAGGGACGAGGTGCTGATCCTGAGCACCATGTATTTCACCGGAGAAAAGCATCCTGATTCAGGCGTTAAAGCCGAGGGTCACGGGTACCGGCAAGGTAAGGAAAGCAAGACGAGAACGAGGAGGAATGATGGCTACGGCTGA
- a CDS encoding DUF1028 domain-containing protein: protein MTFSLVARCARTGQLGVGAVTAMMGVGKLATYAQPGVGAVASQATMNPYLGIDGLRLVSSGLGADEALRRLIREDPGRDVRQAGFVDRHGHSAAWTGDKTPGWSGHICQKDVATQGNRLVGRETLEETLRAFREHSELDLAERLLVALEAGEATGADKKGALSGTVYVVDTEEYPLWDLRVDHADDPAKELRRLFSESLELLIPQVKALPTRADPLGEATRQALAEHDAAP, encoded by the coding sequence ATGACCTTTTCCCTGGTGGCCCGTTGCGCACGGACCGGGCAGCTAGGCGTCGGCGCGGTGACGGCGATGATGGGCGTCGGCAAGCTGGCCACGTACGCCCAACCGGGTGTGGGTGCGGTTGCGTCCCAGGCCACGATGAACCCCTACCTGGGGATCGACGGCCTGCGGCTGGTGAGTAGCGGGCTTGGCGCAGACGAAGCGCTGCGCCGGCTCATCCGGGAAGATCCTGGCCGGGACGTACGTCAGGCCGGCTTCGTAGACCGGCATGGCCACTCGGCGGCATGGACGGGTGACAAGACGCCTGGCTGGTCCGGGCACATCTGTCAGAAGGACGTCGCCACCCAGGGAAACCGGCTGGTGGGACGGGAGACGCTCGAGGAAACGCTCAGGGCGTTCAGGGAGCACTCAGAACTAGACCTGGCCGAGCGCCTGCTCGTCGCCCTGGAGGCCGGGGAAGCTACCGGTGCGGACAAGAAGGGTGCGCTTTCCGGCACGGTGTACGTGGTGGATACCGAGGAGTACCCGTTGTGGGACCTGCGGGTGGACCACGCCGACGACCCCGCCAAGGAACTCCGGCGGCTCTTTTCCGAGTCGTTGGAACTCCTCATACCTCAGGTGAAGGCACTGCCCACGCGTGCGGATCCGCTCGGCGAGGCAACTCGTCAGGCGCTGGCCGAGCATGACGCGGCGCCCTGA
- a CDS encoding DUF6343 family protein, which translates to MNEQRARTWLRRPLPSGAEPRKARSVYRTRLGLAGFGLLLATAAATYLGVRAAGDAPAGYLAAAVFFGMIAVVAAVNVVVVGLRWRATRRDGHDGDENAGIGEYGQW; encoded by the coding sequence ATGAACGAGCAGCGTGCCCGGACTTGGCTGCGCCGGCCGCTGCCGTCGGGTGCCGAACCCCGCAAGGCGAGGTCGGTCTACCGCACCCGCCTTGGGCTGGCTGGGTTCGGGCTGCTGCTGGCCACCGCTGCCGCCACGTATCTCGGTGTCAGAGCCGCGGGTGACGCTCCGGCAGGCTATCTCGCGGCCGCTGTGTTCTTCGGGATGATCGCCGTCGTGGCCGCGGTCAATGTCGTCGTGGTGGGACTGCGGTGGCGAGCCACCCGGCGTGACGGCCACGACGGGGATGAGAATGCCGGCATCGGCGAGTACGGGCAGTGGTAA
- a CDS encoding SDR family oxidoreductase — MSTQSLAGSGPDQYPSEFPGQQQEPPGWTHVMNPVPDHGEQSYVGSGRLSGLRALITGGDSGIGRAVAIAYAREGADVVLAYLPEEQSDADETVAVVAATGRRVVTVPGDLTSHEACLELAERAASELGGLDILVNNAGFQMARSPGIGDVSPGQLDRTVRTNFYALFWLTQAVIPHLARGACIINNSSIQAYDPSVSLLDYAATKAAINNFTVNLAAELGPKGIRVNAVAPGPIWTPLQPATQPEEKVEKFGQDTPLGRAGQPAEVAPAFVFLASPSEASYVSGTVLGVTGGKPVF; from the coding sequence ATGTCCACCCAGTCTCTCGCCGGTTCCGGACCGGATCAGTACCCCAGCGAATTCCCAGGCCAGCAACAGGAACCACCGGGCTGGACACACGTGATGAACCCCGTGCCGGACCATGGCGAGCAGAGCTATGTCGGATCCGGACGGCTGAGTGGCCTGCGTGCGCTGATCACCGGCGGTGACTCCGGGATCGGCCGGGCTGTTGCCATCGCCTACGCCCGCGAAGGGGCTGACGTCGTGCTGGCCTATCTGCCGGAGGAACAGTCCGACGCGGATGAAACCGTGGCCGTCGTCGCTGCCACCGGCCGCCGGGTGGTCACCGTGCCGGGAGATCTGACCTCCCACGAGGCGTGCCTCGAGCTGGCCGAGCGGGCGGCCTCTGAGCTGGGCGGGCTGGACATCCTGGTCAACAACGCCGGCTTCCAGATGGCACGCTCACCGGGTATCGGTGACGTCAGTCCCGGGCAGCTGGACCGCACCGTGCGGACCAATTTCTATGCCCTCTTCTGGCTCACCCAAGCTGTGATTCCCCATCTCGCGCGTGGGGCCTGCATCATCAACAACTCCTCGATCCAGGCGTATGACCCATCGGTCTCGCTGCTGGACTATGCAGCGACCAAGGCGGCCATCAACAACTTCACCGTCAACCTCGCCGCCGAGCTGGGGCCGAAGGGTATCCGGGTCAACGCCGTGGCACCGGGCCCGATCTGGACGCCGCTCCAGCCGGCTACTCAACCGGAGGAGAAGGTGGAGAAATTCGGCCAGGACACCCCGCTGGGCCGCGCCGGCCAGCCGGCCGAGGTGGCGCCGGCGTTCGTCTTCCTCGCTTCGCCGTCCGAGGCCAGCTATGTCTCGGGCACAGTGCTCGGTGTGACCGGTGGCAAGCCGGTGTTCTGA
- a CDS encoding SRPBCC family protein: MATAEKSVDVDVPIRTAYNQWTQFEDFPEFMADVESVTQTDDRHLHWVVDIAGVRRTFDAEITEQHPEERIAWRSTAGTSQSGVVTFHKLDDNSTRVTLQMEMEPEGFVENVGEKTGLVSRMVDRDIKNFKEFIESRRVETGAWRGDIPRDN; this comes from the coding sequence ATGGCTACGGCTGAAAAGTCGGTCGATGTAGATGTTCCCATCAGAACCGCGTACAACCAATGGACACAGTTCGAGGACTTCCCTGAGTTCATGGCCGACGTCGAATCGGTGACCCAGACCGACGACCGGCATCTGCACTGGGTGGTCGACATCGCAGGTGTCCGCCGTACGTTCGATGCGGAGATCACCGAGCAGCATCCGGAGGAACGAATCGCCTGGCGTTCTACAGCGGGCACGAGCCAGTCCGGGGTCGTGACATTCCACAAACTCGACGACAATTCCACCCGGGTCACGCTCCAGATGGAAATGGAGCCGGAGGGTTTCGTCGAGAACGTCGGCGAGAAGACCGGTCTGGTCTCCCGGATGGTGGACCGGGATATCAAGAACTTCAAGGAGTTCATCGAATCACGCCGGGTAGAGACCGGCGCGTGGCGCGGCGACATCCCGCGAGATAACTGA
- a CDS encoding SDR family oxidoreductase, with protein MSRLKDKVVVVTGASSGIGRATANAFAEKGATVALNARRSAALEEVADECRRRGADADVFAADVTDADAVDEIAREVAGRYGRLDVWVNNAGVNLFGRLDDSPVEAWHRVVETNVFGTYHGIRAALPWMREQGQGVIVNVSSLLGKVSSPFMSSYVVSKQAVRALSESVRQEVLDVPGIHVCVVLPGPVDTPLFASGGNYMGLRVKPLAPVVSADRVASAVLSCARRPRSEVVVGKSTALALLGSRVAPGLAERISARQVGKDHFGTTPVPPSSGNIFEPSSGDATVSGGWTPTADHVGPRDPRSASADGRGPARRLLTVGAVLAAGAGVAEIVRRRRA; from the coding sequence GTGAGCAGGCTCAAGGACAAGGTCGTCGTGGTGACGGGTGCGTCGAGCGGCATCGGCCGGGCCACCGCGAACGCTTTCGCGGAGAAGGGTGCCACCGTCGCACTCAATGCCCGGCGGTCGGCTGCTCTGGAAGAGGTCGCCGACGAATGCCGGCGCCGCGGCGCGGACGCGGATGTTTTTGCGGCCGATGTCACCGATGCCGACGCCGTAGATGAGATCGCTCGCGAAGTCGCCGGACGTTACGGACGGCTGGACGTGTGGGTCAACAACGCCGGCGTCAATCTCTTCGGGCGGCTCGACGACTCGCCGGTCGAGGCGTGGCACCGGGTGGTCGAAACCAACGTCTTCGGCACGTACCACGGCATTCGCGCGGCCCTGCCGTGGATGAGAGAACAGGGCCAAGGCGTGATCGTCAATGTGTCGTCGCTGCTCGGCAAGGTGAGTTCGCCCTTCATGAGCAGCTATGTGGTCAGCAAGCAGGCCGTACGGGCCTTGTCGGAATCGGTCCGGCAGGAAGTGCTCGATGTGCCGGGCATCCATGTCTGCGTGGTGCTGCCGGGACCAGTCGACACGCCGCTGTTCGCCTCCGGCGGGAACTACATGGGTTTGCGGGTCAAGCCGTTGGCGCCAGTTGTCTCCGCGGATCGGGTGGCCTCGGCGGTCCTCTCATGCGCGCGCCGGCCTCGCAGCGAAGTCGTCGTCGGGAAGTCCACCGCCCTGGCGCTGCTGGGCAGCAGAGTCGCGCCGGGTTTAGCCGAACGGATCAGCGCGCGCCAGGTCGGCAAAGATCACTTCGGGACAACACCGGTGCCGCCCAGCAGCGGGAACATCTTCGAACCCAGCTCGGGCGACGCAACCGTGAGTGGGGGATGGACACCCACCGCCGACCACGTCGGTCCACGTGACCCGCGCTCCGCGTCGGCGGACGGCCGTGGACCGGCTAGGCGGCTGCTGACAGTCGGGGCGGTGCTCGCCGCCGGCGCCGGTGTCGCCGAAATCGTCCGGAGGCGTCGCGCTTGA
- a CDS encoding plasmid stabilization protein translates to MPQQQWNKKEERQYEHVKSSLKDRDYKEDTAEEIAARTVNKERARSGSAKQKSKSSTDDISSGRRGGLRSGKGPGGRTKDQLYEEAKKKNIKGRSKMSKRELEKAVGR, encoded by the coding sequence ATGCCCCAACAACAATGGAACAAGAAGGAAGAACGCCAGTACGAGCACGTCAAGTCCAGTCTGAAAGACCGTGACTACAAAGAGGACACCGCCGAGGAGATCGCGGCACGTACCGTCAACAAGGAACGTGCGCGCTCCGGCTCAGCGAAGCAGAAGAGCAAATCCTCCACCGACGACATCTCCTCCGGGCGCCGGGGCGGTTTACGGTCCGGCAAAGGGCCCGGCGGGCGCACCAAGGATCAGCTCTACGAAGAGGCCAAGAAGAAGAACATCAAAGGCCGCTCCAAGATGTCCAAGCGTGAACTCGAGAAGGCGGTCGGTCGCTGA
- a CDS encoding FUSC family protein, with the protein MVQVIKGIAATIGSYALAVYVLDSQIPSFAPFAALLVVQVTVYQSVLHAVRYVAAVVVGLVCAGAIGLTLGEHMLALAVLVSITLIIGQWPRLRGLGPQVAIVGIFTFAAGGGDDPGYLLSLFTTVLCGALLGAATNLLLAPPIRFHDAAVAVEDVSSSAADLLDEIAGELRSDTPLDDVDAWREHAERLSDTVQRSRNEIDYSAENSRLNPRRLAHRQRPVFTDYRDAADTLGRVVGEMQGITLALNYARRYGEAGTDGHLLGDFLPRYADLIDESANALRSFGAYHTGAGLPERSLSDQIDSALQMHDDLTDQLREAQPRDARSIADCGALLVEAERLLSHLRDSDSSLAQETHASE; encoded by the coding sequence ATGGTGCAGGTGATCAAGGGCATCGCCGCCACCATCGGCTCGTACGCGCTGGCGGTCTACGTCCTTGATTCGCAGATACCGAGCTTCGCGCCGTTTGCCGCCTTGCTGGTCGTGCAGGTGACCGTGTACCAGTCCGTGTTGCACGCCGTCCGCTACGTGGCGGCCGTGGTGGTCGGCCTGGTGTGCGCGGGCGCCATCGGGCTCACCCTCGGTGAGCATATGCTGGCGCTGGCTGTCCTGGTCAGCATCACGTTGATCATCGGACAGTGGCCCAGGCTGCGCGGCCTCGGCCCCCAGGTGGCTATCGTCGGCATCTTCACCTTCGCCGCCGGCGGTGGCGACGACCCCGGCTACCTGCTCAGCCTGTTCACCACGGTACTCTGCGGCGCCTTGCTCGGCGCCGCGACCAACCTGCTCCTCGCACCACCGATCCGATTCCACGACGCCGCGGTGGCCGTGGAGGACGTCAGCTCGTCCGCCGCCGATCTGCTCGACGAAATCGCCGGCGAACTCCGCTCGGACACACCCCTCGACGACGTGGACGCATGGCGCGAACACGCCGAACGCCTCTCCGACACCGTGCAACGCTCGAGGAACGAAATCGACTACAGCGCGGAGAACAGCCGGTTGAACCCACGTCGGCTCGCACACCGGCAGCGCCCGGTGTTCACCGACTATCGCGACGCGGCAGACACCTTGGGACGGGTAGTCGGCGAGATGCAGGGAATCACTCTCGCCCTCAACTACGCGAGGAGATACGGCGAGGCGGGCACAGACGGCCACCTGCTCGGCGATTTCCTCCCCCGCTACGCCGACCTGATCGACGAGTCCGCCAACGCGCTGCGTTCCTTCGGCGCCTACCACACCGGCGCCGGGCTGCCCGAGCGCAGCCTCTCCGACCAGATCGACTCAGCTCTCCAGATGCACGACGATCTCACCGACCAGCTACGCGAGGCCCAACCCCGCGACGCACGCAGCATCGCCGACTGCGGCGCGCTGCTGGTCGAGGCCGAGCGGCTGCTGAGCCATCTACGTGATTCGGACTCGAGCCTCGCCCAAGAGACACACGCCTCCGAATAG
- a CDS encoding alpha/beta fold hydrolase — MSAHARIRSIWIHSLHWPAPNARADVVLVHGLGVASRMCAPLGRLLSERSRVWAPDLPGFGMSPHTGVLGVEEHADLLAAWVEANRLRSPTIVGTSFGCQVVAAAAERHPDACRAVVLGAPIVQADRRTWRQQLARWPRERQSMQLQRLIVEDFARAGLPRVIRTFSAALHDRIEDRVARLSQPLLVCWGTRDPLMTRAWVAELAGRARDGRLAVLPGARHALSHDSPLPFARAITHFADQNGGL, encoded by the coding sequence GTGTCGGCCCATGCCCGGATCCGTAGCATCTGGATACATTCTCTGCATTGGCCGGCGCCGAATGCGCGCGCGGACGTGGTACTCGTCCACGGATTGGGCGTGGCCAGCCGGATGTGCGCGCCGCTCGGTCGCCTGCTCAGTGAGAGGTCCCGCGTGTGGGCGCCCGATCTGCCAGGTTTCGGAATGAGCCCGCACACCGGCGTGCTGGGCGTCGAGGAGCACGCGGACTTACTGGCTGCCTGGGTCGAGGCCAATCGGCTCCGGTCACCGACGATCGTGGGCACGTCATTCGGGTGTCAGGTCGTCGCGGCCGCCGCCGAGCGTCATCCCGACGCGTGCCGCGCCGTCGTGCTCGGTGCGCCGATCGTGCAGGCCGACAGGCGAACGTGGCGCCAGCAGCTGGCCCGATGGCCGCGGGAAAGACAGTCGATGCAACTTCAGAGACTGATCGTGGAGGACTTCGCCCGGGCCGGTCTCCCGCGCGTCATCCGGACCTTCTCCGCTGCGTTGCACGACCGTATCGAGGACCGTGTCGCCCGGCTCTCGCAGCCGTTGCTGGTGTGCTGGGGCACGCGGGATCCGCTGATGACGAGGGCGTGGGTGGCGGAGCTGGCCGGACGAGCACGCGACGGGCGGCTCGCGGTGCTCCCAGGGGCAAGACATGCGCTCAGCCACGACAGTCCGTTGCCGTTCGCCCGAGCTATCACTCATTTCGCCGACCAGAACGGAGGCTTATGA